The genomic region GCCACCACCCGAGCCTGGCTATCTGGGTGGGCAACAACGAAAACGAGGTAGCCTGGCAGGACTGGAATATGCCCGCCATCATCGGGGCAGCGCACCAAAAGCAGGTCTGGGGCGACTACCTGCGTCTGTTCAACGACCTGCTGCCCACCGTGCTGCGCGAGCAGGACCCCAGCCGCCTGTACTGGCCCTCCAGTCCCTCGGCCAACTACGAAGATCTGGCCAGCCGCCAGCGCAACGGCGACATGCACTACTGGGCCGTTTGGGCCGGCACCGAGCCGCTTTCGGCCTACGAGCAGCAGGTGCCGCGCTTCATGAGCGAGTATGGCTTCCAGTCGTTTCCGGAGCTGAAATCCGTGCAGCAGTACGCCCAGCCCGCCGACTTCGACCTTGCCTCGCCTGTGATGCGCCAGCATCAGCGCAGCCAGGCCGGCAACCCGCGCCTGCTCGAATACCTGCGCCGCGACTTCCGGGAGCCCAGGGATTTTCCCGCGTTTCTGTACGTAAGCCAGGTGCTGCAGGCCCACGCCATCAAGCTGGCCGCCGAGCACCTGCGCCGCAACCGCCCCCGCGTCATGGGCTCACTGTACTGGCAGCTCAACGACTGCTGGGGCGGCGCCTCCTGGTCGTCCATCGACTACTACGGGCGCTGGAAAGCCCTGCAGTACTACGCCCGCCGCTTCTACGCCCCGGTGCTGGTCAGCCCCCACGAAGAAGGCGACACGGTGCGCTTCTACGTGGTATCCGACCGCACGGCCGCCGTGCCGGCCCGCCTGCAGGTGCGCCTGCTGGATTTCAACGGCAAGGTGCTGTACAAGCAAGCTCGGGCCCTGCAGATCGAGCCGTTGGCCAGCAGATCGTACCTCGATATCCCCCGCACCAAGCTCCTGCAGGGCCACGACCCTAAGCAAGTGGTGCTGAGCTGTGAGGTGCAGGGGGCGGATGGCACGATGCTCACTGCCAACACCCATTATTTCGCCCCGCCCAAGGATATGAACCTGCCGGCGGCCCGCATTGCCACCACCTGGAAGCAGCTTAGCGACAGCACCTTTCAGCTTACCCTGAAAAGTAAACAGCTGGTCCGCGACGTGAACCTGACGCTGGCGCAGGGTGACGGATTTTTTGAGGACAACTACTTCGACCTGCTGCCCGGCCAGGCCCGTCGGGTAATCTTACGCCCCGCCGCCAGCACCTCTGCGGCTGAGCTGCGGCAGCGCCTGCGCGTGCAGTCGTTGGCTGATGCATTCTAGCCTCCGGCCGCATTGTCTTCTCTTTGCCTTATGCACACGTTTTCTTTTGACAACCAAGGCTGTATGTCAAAACCTTGTTTCCTGCCAGTTGGATTTTTGTGCTCATCTAAGGTGTGGGGGTTGAGTGGCTTGTTGCTACTTGGCAGCCTGTGGCCCGGGAGATCCAACGCCCAGACATCCACGACGAACGACCTGCGTCAGCACCGGGTGCGGATAGCTTCCGGTCTGCTCGAAGGCGAAGCCGGGACGGCGGGCATCCACGTTTTTAAGGGCGTACCGTTTGCCGCCCCGCCCGTGGGCGAGTTGCGCTGGCGGGCACCACAGCCCGCCGCCAGCTGGACAGGGGTGCGACCAGCCCGTATATTTGGCTTCAAGCCCATGCAGCTGACCGTGTACGGCGACATGAATTCCCGCGCCGCCGGTATGGCTGAAGACTGCCTCTACCTGAACGTCTGGACGCCGGCGCGCAGCAGTAGGGAGCGGCTGCCGGTGCTGGTGTACTTCTACGGGGGGTGGGTACGTGGCCGGTGACGGCTCCGAGCCGCGCTACGACG from Hymenobacter sp. J193 harbors:
- a CDS encoding carboxylesterase family protein; the protein is MCSSKVWGLSGLLLLGSLWPGRSNAQTSTTNDLRQHRVRIASGLLEGEAGTAGIHVFKGVPFAAPPVGELRWRAPQPAASWTGVRPARIFGFKPMQLTVYGDMNSRAAGMAEDCLYLNVWTPARSSRERLPVLVYFYGGWVRGR